Proteins from one Parasteatoda tepidariorum isolate YZ-2023 chromosome 4, CAS_Ptep_4.0, whole genome shotgun sequence genomic window:
- the LOC107452004 gene encoding small ribosomal subunit protein uS10: MSAYKDSMKPGVEETQNWLNHRIRITLTSLNVRSLEKVCNDLIKGAKEKELKVKGPVRMPTKVLRITTRKTPCGEGSKTWDRFQMRVHKRIIDLHSPSEIVKQITSISIEPGVEVEVTIADA; this comes from the exons TCAGCTTACAAGGATTCAATGAAACCTGGTGTTGAAGAGACGCAAAATTGGCTGAATCACAGAATTCGAATTACACTCACCAGTTTAAATGTTAGAAGCTTAGAGAaag TGTGCAATGATCTCATCAAGGGGGCAAAAGAAAAGGAGTTGAAGGTGAAGGGACCAGTCCGTATGCCAACTAAAGTTCTACGTATCACAACTCGCAAAACACCCTGTGGAGAAGGTTCCAAAACCTGGGATCGTTTCCAAATGAGAGTTCACAAGCGTATTATAGATTTGCACAGTCCATCTGAAATAGTGAAACAGATAACCTCCATCAGTATTGAACCTGGTGTTGAAGTTGAAGTAACCATTGCTGATGcataa